One segment of Solanum lycopersicum chromosome 1, SLM_r2.1 DNA contains the following:
- the LOC101258899 gene encoding protein BPS1, chloroplastic has translation MSLQQESHRPHHRFGNPFKMILSPKGSYLSPKLLALLNSFEQTLAGRLKSLKPGGKEDILSLSWMTQAISTLCAVHTDVKTLITDLELPVSDWEEKWIGVYLDNSLKMLDMCVAYSSEISRLSQGHLYLQCSLHKLDGSSTQFMKARSSLDGWKQHINAKNHRLENCFAILDSLTDSLNLPKIKNSAKGKVLMHAMYGVRVATVFICSIFAVAFSGSAAKLKDLQVLESCLWTEAFVDLRDFVSGEIRGIYSVGKFTALKELEALDVSVKKIYPIIQDGVDSIDAAQLELLTSDLTQKNEKFSVGLDLLAKETDKFFQILLTGRDALLCNLRVGSATVKPAQPNNNVHKQMVK, from the coding sequence atgagtctACAACAGGAATCACACCGTCCTCATCATCGATTTGGAAATCcgtttaaaatgattttatcacCCAAGGGCTCATATTTGTCTCCTAAACTTCTTGCTCTGTTAAATTCATTTGAGCAGACATTAGCAGGGAGACTTAAGAGTCTTAAGCCTGGAGGCAAGGAAGATATCCTTAGCCTTTCATGGATGACTCAAGCAATAAGCACACTTTGTGCAGTCCATACAGATGTGAAAACTCTTATTACTGATCTCGAGCTTCCTGTATCTGACTGGGAAGAGAAGTGGATTGGTGTCTACTTAGACAATAGTTTGAAGATGCTGGATATGTGCGTAGCCTACAGCTCTGAGATTTCCAGGCTTAGCCAAGGTCACCTTTATCTTCAGTGCAGCTTGCACAAGCTAGATGGCTCTTCAACACAGTTCATGAAGGCTCGTTCTTCATTGGATGGATGGAAGCAGCACATTAATGCAAAGAACCATAGACTGGAGAATTGCTTTGCCATCTTGGACAGTCTCACTGATTCACTGAACCTACCCAAGATTAAGAATTCTGCTAAAGGGAAGGTTCTGATGCATGCAATGTATGGAGTGAGGGTTGCAACTGTTTTCATATGTAGCATCTTTGCTGTTGCATTCTCGGGTTCTGCAGCGAAATTGAAGGATCTGCAGGTTCTTGAGAGTTGCTTGTGGACAGAAGCTTTTGTTGATCTTCGTGATTTTGTTAGTGGTGAGATCAGGGGCATATATTCTGTAGGGAAATTCACAGCACTGAAGGAGCTTGAAGCATTGGATGTTAGTGTGAAGAAGATATACCCAATCATTCAGGATGGAGTAGATTCTATTGACGCGGCACAGTTGGAACTTCTAACTTCAGATCTGactcaaaaaaatgaaaaattttcagTAGGACTAGATCTCCTAGCAAAGGAGACAGATAAGTTCTTTCAAATACTTCTAACTGGACGCGATGCGTTGCTTTGTAACCTTAGAGTTGGTAGTGCAACCGTTAAACCAGCCCAACCAAACAACAATGTACATAAACAAATGGTGAAGTGA